The Dermochelys coriacea isolate rDerCor1 chromosome 12, rDerCor1.pri.v4, whole genome shotgun sequence genome has a window encoding:
- the CHMP1A gene encoding charged multivesicular body protein 1a: MGLPHPAFAAENPPPFTHALSGPGGEGKPRENKRRDDATIRKCLENPEVVAAGAGSRMDDTLFQLKFTAKQLEKLAKKAEKDSKTEQAKVKKALQQKNVECARVYAENAIRKKNEGLNWLRMASRVDAVSSKVQTAVTMKGVTKNMAQVTKALDKALSSMDLQKVSAVMDKFEHQVQNLDVHTSVMEDSMSSATTLTTPQEQVDSLIVQIAEENGLEIMDQLNQLPEGASSVGESSVRTQEDQLSRRLAALRN, encoded by the exons ATGGGACTTCCCCACCCCGCCTTCGCTGCGGAAAACCCGCCTCCCTTTACGCATGCGTTGAGCGGaccagggggtgaggggaaaccTCGCGAGAACAAGCGGCGTGATGACGCAACAATCCGGAAGTGTCTGGAGAACCCGGAAGTGGTAGCTGCAGGGGCTGGGTCCAGGATGGACG ATACACTCTTCCAGCTGAAG TTCACAGCAAAGCAGCTGGAGAAGCTAGCCAAGAAGGCTGAGAAGGACTCGAAGACTGAGCAAGCCAAGGTCAAGAAG GCCCTTCAGCAGAAGAACGTAGAATGTGCTCGTGTCTATGCAGAGAATGCAATCCGGAAGAAGAATGAAGGGTTAAACTGGCTTCGGATGGCTTCCCGAGTGGATGCAGTGTCCTCCAAGGTCCAGACAGCAGTGACCATGAAGGGG GTGACTAAAAATATGGCTCAAGTGACCAAGGCCTTGGACAAAGCTCTGAGCTCCATGGACCTGCAGAAGGTCTCGGCGGTGATGGATAAATTTGAGCATCAGGTTCAGAACTTGGATGTTCACACTTCG GTGATGGAGGACTCCATGAGCTCTGCTACCACCCTGACCACGCCGCAGGAGCAGGTGGACAGCCTCATCGTGCAGATTGCCGAAGAGAATGGCTTGGAGATCATGGACCAACTCAACCAGCTCCCCGAAGGGGCTTCGTCAGTGGGGGAGAGCTCTGTCCGCACCCAGGAAGACCAGCTGTCCCGAAg